A section of the Deinococcus taeanensis genome encodes:
- a CDS encoding DUF4258 domain-containing protein, protein MQASADLLALRAQLARAEKAARRAPEPPPTRPARVQAPLKAQRQADLAGVSTDDFSLAQAHARLRDAVYDGRYHLCSHAIGHARAEGFLEHDVLNVLLTGRVRAVYTQERRWLVCGYFEACGVALPLHVVAEPQRDGHVDIVTAFVPKHPHHIISRARLAVMLRYDDEQVRARTAHAGSRVGHRSKGRWKKSA, encoded by the coding sequence CTGCAGGCCAGCGCGGACCTGCTTGCCCTGCGCGCCCAGCTGGCCCGCGCTGAAAAAGCGGCGCGCCGCGCCCCTGAACCACCCCCCACCCGCCCGGCGCGCGTGCAGGCCCCCCTGAAAGCGCAGCGTCAGGCGGATCTTGCCGGGGTCAGCACCGATGACTTCAGCCTCGCGCAGGCCCACGCGCGCCTGCGTGACGCGGTGTATGACGGACGCTACCACCTGTGCTCCCACGCGATCGGGCACGCCCGCGCCGAGGGGTTCCTGGAGCACGACGTCCTCAACGTCCTGCTGACCGGCCGGGTGCGGGCCGTGTACACCCAGGAGCGCCGCTGGCTGGTGTGCGGGTACTTCGAAGCGTGCGGCGTGGCCCTGCCGCTGCACGTGGTGGCCGAGCCGCAGCGTGACGGCCACGTGGATATTGTCACGGCGTTCGTCCCGAAGCACCCCCATCACATCATCAGCCGCGCCCGGCTGGCCGTGATGCTCCGCTATGACGACGAACAGGTCCGCGCCCGCACGGCCCACGCCGGCAGCCGCGTCGGACACCGCAGCAAGGGACGCTGGAAGAAAAGCGCCTGA
- a CDS encoding GNAT family N-acetyltransferase, protein MIRPMLATDVPDVLALLTWMDDAPEREVFSPAARDARELQIECEDSTCLVDVDDEGVLAYCALSPFRDGLVLEGPISDGGHVATLLARAVEHSDGLPVYAFAAQDNLPVREALEHAGFAPMHTTDFYSAPLDRLTPLACAPAGHRITRHLSFTAYRELFKASEDAWAGRLNWTPEQFDEHFARDDVRLVALLRGDQPVGFAELEFSVEDARADVTYIAVHPAERGQGYGLNLLALAAAEAETHPEVRCLRVRAHDHMKAARALYARAGFTHCRSVVTYMRDGEEDV, encoded by the coding sequence ATGATCCGACCCATGCTGGCCACTGATGTACCCGATGTTCTCGCGCTGCTGACCTGGATGGATGACGCCCCTGAACGCGAGGTGTTCTCCCCTGCCGCCCGTGACGCCCGCGAACTTCAGATCGAATGCGAGGACAGCACCTGCCTGGTGGACGTCGACGACGAAGGCGTTCTGGCGTACTGCGCGTTGTCTCCCTTCCGCGACGGCCTGGTGCTGGAGGGTCCCATCAGTGACGGCGGGCACGTGGCGACGCTCCTGGCCCGCGCCGTGGAGCACAGCGACGGCCTGCCCGTGTACGCCTTTGCGGCGCAGGACAACCTGCCGGTCCGCGAGGCACTTGAGCACGCCGGGTTTGCGCCCATGCACACCACGGACTTCTACTCCGCCCCGCTGGACCGGCTCACGCCCCTTGCCTGCGCGCCGGCCGGGCACCGCATCACGCGGCACCTGTCGTTCACCGCGTACCGGGAACTGTTCAAGGCCAGCGAAGATGCCTGGGCGGGCCGCCTGAACTGGACGCCCGAGCAGTTCGACGAGCATTTCGCCCGGGACGACGTGCGGCTGGTGGCGCTGCTGCGCGGCGACCAGCCGGTGGGCTTCGCGGAACTGGAGTTCAGTGTGGAGGACGCCCGCGCGGACGTTACGTACATTGCCGTTCACCCGGCCGAACGCGGGCAGGGGTATGGCCTGAACCTCCTGGCGCTGGCTGCCGCGGAAGCCGAAACTCACCCGGAGGTGCGCTGCCTGCGCGTGCGTGCACACGACCATATGAAAGCGGCGCGCGCCCTATACGCCCGCGCGGGCTTCACGCACTGCCGCAGCGTCGTGACGTACATGCGTGACGGCGAGGAGGACGTGTAG